One region of Halomonas huangheensis genomic DNA includes:
- a CDS encoding GIY-YIG nuclease family protein, giving the protein MTQGRSIRLFLVDGTPSGLLTAEIMNWTGHVLTGPRSKLSELVQRPECGCTGIYFLVGTDPEGNPRPLVYIGESDDVATRLKQHNRPEEKGGKDFWEKVCLITSKDQNLTKAHVKYLESLLIKNAGEVGRCKLINGTAHEYIGLPESDRADMAFFMEQVRTVLPVLGLDFLRDATKPSAATGTPDPQDAQASPRFVLEASRHGIKAVGQEVDGEFFVLEGSLARREWAGPYHSYQKQHAQLCEEGVLVDNGNDLQRFTKDYAFSSPSAAAAIVVGRAANGRIDWKVAGSGLSYGEWQDQQVSAAAPSAEQSPS; this is encoded by the coding sequence ATGACCCAAGGACGCAGCATCCGGCTCTTCCTGGTGGACGGCACGCCCAGCGGCCTACTCACCGCCGAGATCATGAACTGGACCGGCCATGTGTTGACCGGACCCCGCAGCAAGCTCAGCGAGCTGGTCCAGCGACCGGAGTGTGGCTGCACCGGCATCTACTTCCTGGTCGGTACGGATCCTGAGGGCAACCCGCGACCGCTGGTCTACATTGGCGAGAGCGACGACGTGGCCACGCGCCTCAAGCAGCATAACCGCCCCGAGGAGAAGGGCGGCAAGGACTTCTGGGAGAAGGTCTGCCTGATCACCAGCAAGGATCAGAACCTGACCAAGGCCCACGTGAAGTACCTCGAGAGCCTGCTGATCAAGAACGCCGGCGAGGTCGGCCGCTGCAAGCTGATTAACGGCACCGCCCACGAGTACATCGGCTTGCCCGAGTCCGACCGCGCCGACATGGCCTTCTTCATGGAGCAGGTACGCACCGTGCTGCCGGTTCTGGGGCTGGACTTTCTGCGTGATGCCACAAAGCCATCTGCCGCTACTGGAACACCCGATCCCCAAGATGCTCAGGCCTCGCCACGGTTCGTCCTGGAAGCCTCCAGACACGGGATCAAAGCCGTGGGGCAGGAAGTGGATGGTGAGTTCTTCGTATTGGAAGGCTCCCTGGCCCGGCGCGAATGGGCGGGCCCTTACCACAGCTATCAGAAGCAGCATGCCCAGCTCTGTGAGGAGGGGGTGCTCGTTGATAATGGCAATGATCTGCAGCGTTTCACCAAGGACTATGCCTTCTCCAGCCCCAGTGCTGCAGCCGCCATCGTGGTGGGGCGCGCGGCCAACGGCCGAATCGATTGGAAGGTCGCGGGCAGCGGCCTCTCCTATGGCGAGTGGCAAGACCAGCAGGTCAGCGCCGCCGCTCCATCGGCGGAGCAGTCCCCGAGCTGA